A region of Etheostoma cragini isolate CJK2018 chromosome 24, CSU_Ecrag_1.0, whole genome shotgun sequence DNA encodes the following proteins:
- the LOC117939548 gene encoding neuronal acetylcholine receptor subunit alpha-2-like — protein MELRGDLTRTSALYYCCWICIHSALAEDWTRVHTEDELFRRLFQGYSKWTRPARNIADVVIVKFGLSIAQLIDVDEKNQMMTTNVWLKQEWTDYKLQWSPSDFDNVTSIRVPSELIWVPDIVLYNNADGEFAVTHMTKAHLFHTGRVRWVPPAIYKSSCSIDVTFFPFDQQSCKMKFGSWTYDRAKIDLEPFENTVNLKDYWESGEWAIVNAVGTYNTKKYDCCHEIYPDITYYFVIRRLPLFYTINLIIPCLLISCLTVLVFYLPSDCGEKITLCISVLLSLTVFLLLITEIIPSTSLVIPLIGEYLLFTMIFVTLSIVITVFVLNVHHRSSATHTMPGWVRRLFLSAVPRWLCMKRPKHGVRPVRRCHLTDGLLPFQTPGPSHSPPTWISQESDIHLRGYRDDENGRRRSRQLNSLATDDKIHYCNLHGYTNGDRGGRFRGKVAGRPRISPLSSSFPPSLAYILLPQTHSSLGSDWDTPPVQRGSFQSPDASVLSPAVLSALEGVTYIAEHLRAEDVDFSVKEDWKYVAMVVDRIFLWMFIIVCLLGTVGLFLPPWLSGMF, from the exons ATGGAGCTGAGAGGAGACTTGACCCGGACTTCAGCGCTCTATTACTGCTGCTGGATCTGCATCCACTCCG CGCTGGCGGAGGACTGGACGCGTGTTCACACGGAGGACGAGCTCTTCAGGAGATTGTTTCAGGGCTACAGCAAGTGGACGCGTCCGGCGCGAAACATCGCCGACGTGGTCATCGTCAAGTTCGGCCTCTCCATCGCACAGCTGATAGACGTG GATGAGAAAAACCAGATGATGACGACCAACGTGTGGCTGAAACAG GAATGGACGGACTATAAGCTGCAGTGGAGTCCCTCCGACTTCGACAATGTGACGTCCATCAGGGTGCCTTCGGAGCTCATCTGGGTGCCGGACATTGTGCTGTACAACaa TGCAGACGGAGAGTTCGCTGTCACCCACATGACCAAGGCCCATCTCTTTCACACCGGCCGTGTCCGCTGGGTGCCCCCGGCCATCTACAAGTCGTCCTGCTCCATCGACGTCACCTTCTTCCCGTTCGACCAGCAGAGCTGCAAGATGAAGTTCGGCTCCTGGACGTACGACCGCGCCAAGATCGACCTGGAGCCCTTTGAGAACACGGTGAACCTGAAG GATTACTGGGAGAGCGGAGAGTGGGCGATTGTCAACGCCGTGGGCACCTACAACACCAAGAAGTACGACTGCTGCCACGAGATCTACCCGGACATCACATATTATTTTGTGATCCGCCGCCTCCCGCTGTTCTACACCATCAACCTCATTATCCCCTGCCTGCTCATCTCCTGCCTGACCGTCCTGGTCTTCTACCTCCCGTCGGACTGCGGTGAGAAGATCACACTGTGCATCTCCGTGCTTCTGTCGCTCACCGTCTTCCTGCTGCTCATCACGGAGATCATCCCCTCCACGTCGCTGGTCATACCGCTCATCGGCGAGTATCTGCTCTTCACTATGATTTTTGTCACGCTGTCCATCGTCATCACCGTGTTCGTGCTGAACGTGCACCACCGCTCGTCGGCGACTCACACCATGCCCGGATGGGTCCGGAGGTTGTTCCTGTCGGCGGTGCCGCGCTGGCTGTGTATGAAGCGTCCCAAACATGGTGTGAGGCCTGTAAG GCGGTGCCACCTGACTGATGGACTCCTCCCCTTCCAGACTCCAGGCCCCTCCCACAGCCCGCCCACCTGGATCTCTCAGGAGTCTGACATCCATCTCCGTGGTTACCGGGATGATGAGAACGGTCGCCGCAGGAGCCGTCAGCTCAACTCCTTGGCTACAGATGATAAAATCCACTACTGCAATCTCCACGGTTACACAAACGGCGATCGTGGGGGGAGGTTTAGGGGGAAGGTAGCCGGGCGACCGAGGAtttctcccctctcttcttctttccctccatctctcgCTTACATCCTCCTCCCACAGACACACTCCTCACTCGGCTCCGATTGGGACACCCCTCCTGTGCAGCGTGGTTCATTCCAGAGCCCAGATGCCTCCGTCCTGTCTCCTGCGGTGCTGTCGGCCCTGGAGGGGGTGACCTACATCGCAGAGCATCTCAGAGCCGAGGATGTAGACTTCTCA GTGAAGGAGGACTGGAAGTACGTCGCCATGGTTGTAGACCGGATCTTCCTGTGGATGTTCATCATCGTGTGTCTGCTGGGGACAGTCGGACTCTTCCTGCCACCGTGGCTCTCTGGGATGTTTTAG